A window of the Desulfurobacterium atlanticum genome harbors these coding sequences:
- a CDS encoding arsenic resistance protein yields the protein MKLALKYLKFIKENVPYFIIAAIVAGLINVYITGGWKIPKILILSVMMFLVILPVMINLKIDEVLKHLKEPKVLFLSLLINFTVSPFIAYILGKLFFHNHPELFIALMTLSFIPTSAMTAAWTNLAGGKIETAMFLIPSNLLFSAFVAVPFILPHLISSKMEISSLTFIKSILIVFFIPMIIGIVIRKFLIKSFGIEKFNKEIKPELSGISSVGIVILSFLVLSLSRTKLLFTHPEIIPLIVFPLIIYYTTMIIISTIYANLLVKKNILKPEEAIVVAFASAVRHLNITLAVILITFPVEKATLMVLFVILGFIIQIPLLGFYVKHYAKKFVTQKNNQKQFATVL from the coding sequence ATGAAACTGGCATTGAAATACCTCAAATTCATTAAAGAGAACGTACCCTATTTCATTATTGCCGCAATTGTTGCAGGTCTTATAAACGTTTACATAACAGGAGGATGGAAAATACCCAAAATTCTCATTTTATCCGTAATGATGTTCCTTGTAATACTGCCTGTTATGATAAACCTCAAAATAGACGAAGTTTTAAAACATTTAAAGGAACCAAAAGTTCTATTTTTAAGCCTTTTAATAAACTTTACTGTATCCCCTTTCATTGCTTATATATTAGGGAAACTATTTTTCCATAATCATCCAGAACTGTTTATAGCTCTAATGACCCTATCATTCATCCCCACAAGCGCAATGACAGCAGCATGGACAAATCTTGCAGGTGGAAAAATTGAAACTGCAATGTTTCTCATTCCATCCAATCTTTTATTTTCAGCATTTGTAGCAGTGCCTTTCATTCTACCCCATTTAATAAGCAGCAAAATGGAAATCAGCTCATTAACATTTATAAAGAGCATCCTTATCGTTTTCTTCATCCCAATGATTATTGGAATAGTAATCAGAAAATTTCTCATCAAAAGTTTTGGAATAGAAAAATTTAACAAAGAAATTAAACCTGAACTTTCAGGAATAAGCAGTGTAGGAATTGTTATCCTCTCTTTTCTTGTTTTATCACTTAGCAGAACAAAACTTTTATTCACTCACCCAGAAATTATACCATTGATAGTATTTCCATTAATCATTTACTACACAACGATGATAATAATAAGCACTATTTATGCAAATCTTCTTGTCAAAAAGAACATATTAAAACCAGAAGAAGCAATAGTAGTAGCTTTTGCCTCTGCAGTAAGGCATTTAAATATAACCCTTGCTGTTATTTTAATAACATTTCCTGTAGAAAAAGCAACACTTATGGTTCTATTTGTAATTTTAGGATTTATAATTCAAATACCTTTGCTTGGTTTCTATGTTAAACATTACGCAAAAAAGTTTGTTACCCAAAAAAACAATCAAAAGCAATTTGCAACAGTTCTATAA
- a CDS encoding CPBP family intramembrane glutamic endopeptidase: protein MKYERTLVIYLFSLLLIIIGSFSRYSYIINFLSLTILPIFIYDKMFKTQIKLNFKCKDIKLSLITLLSTLGAYTLVFFIFKDGKFNIPQSIGKLSLFQAFYVAIPEEIFFRGILLGSIKKKNSSIISKENVLISILFGITHVITYKNPIMLKVIFPSLILGFLFEKTESLCPPIIVHFSYNIIYTIIPIF from the coding sequence ATGAAATATGAAAGGACACTTGTCATTTATCTGTTTAGTTTACTTTTAATAATAATTGGCAGCTTTTCCAGATACAGTTACATCATCAATTTTCTTTCCCTTACAATTTTACCCATATTTATATATGATAAAATGTTTAAAACACAAATAAAGCTAAATTTTAAATGCAAAGATATAAAACTTTCACTTATAACCTTACTGTCAACTCTTGGAGCATACACATTAGTGTTTTTCATTTTCAAAGATGGAAAATTTAATATACCGCAAAGTATAGGTAAACTTTCTCTATTTCAAGCATTTTACGTAGCAATTCCAGAAGAGATATTTTTCAGGGGAATTCTCCTTGGAAGTATAAAAAAGAAAAACAGTTCAATAATTAGCAAAGAGAATGTATTGATTTCTATTTTGTTTGGAATCACCCATGTGATAACCTATAAAAACCCAATAATGCTTAAAGTTATATTCCCTTCCCTGATACTTGGGTTTTTATTTGAAAAAACAGAATCTTTATGCCCCCCAATTATCGTTCATTTTTCATATAACATAATTTATACTATTATCCCCATCTTCTAA
- a CDS encoding TonB-dependent receptor plug domain-containing protein, with the protein MRKLILATLSFVLPTAALATENATVEVTATRIPEKALTTESIIIDKDKIERNSIKTIADIFFEEPQITISNNGWGQISNVYIRGLGSKYILFLINGAPILNDPSTPEGTPDIDFLDFSSFTKIEVLKGVQGALYGSEAVGGVINFITEPENKTTLKIEGGSYDTLKETLKTGVRDKKSAFSMTFENFHSNGYDTTGDGDRESSSYHLINFNLKLIPKPSVKIKQFFSFKTGRNEYDNGEVNYQQILTTINSKILTSDRSILETVAGYGSTKRDYSYGTYTGETGYLSVFKKIFFKNITMSPGVDFKESKANSPSTGEKTINTKAIFLNTSFKTENLSLSPSIRAEKYSSFGTYTTAKLSGSFKVEKETFIKFQLGNGLKAPTIEQLYSYYPPMFGWPATYGNPDLEPEKSKGISAGLLKVFNKDNSVEVSYFYNKIDNQIVWTYDASLGYNTYKNLNNSKVEGIETSIKLSLTEKTQINTSYTYTNGRWSNGTNTYKIPKVPENMIKTNLNFKPSKNLSLNVENIYYSKRFDDQYNNRILPAFSIFNTSVSYKASEKITISGKILNITNKKYQLSYGYNQPGRSYFISIEAAF; encoded by the coding sequence ATGAGAAAGCTTATATTAGCCACACTTTCCTTTGTTCTTCCAACTGCAGCTCTTGCAACAGAAAATGCTACTGTAGAAGTAACAGCAACCCGCATTCCAGAAAAAGCTTTAACCACTGAAAGTATAATAATTGACAAAGATAAAATAGAAAGAAACAGTATAAAAACTATTGCTGATATCTTCTTTGAAGAACCCCAAATTACTATATCAAACAACGGCTGGGGACAGATATCAAACGTATATATTCGCGGACTTGGTAGTAAATATATCCTGTTTTTAATAAACGGTGCACCTATCTTAAACGACCCATCAACTCCAGAAGGTACACCTGACATAGACTTCCTTGATTTCTCTTCCTTTACAAAAATAGAAGTACTTAAAGGTGTTCAGGGAGCTTTATACGGATCTGAAGCTGTAGGAGGTGTGATCAACTTCATAACCGAACCGGAAAACAAAACCACTTTAAAAATTGAAGGTGGTTCCTACGACACTCTTAAAGAAACACTAAAAACCGGTGTAAGAGATAAAAAGAGTGCTTTCAGTATGACCTTTGAAAACTTCCATTCAAACGGCTACGACACCACAGGAGACGGTGACAGAGAAAGTAGCAGTTATCACCTCATAAATTTTAACCTAAAACTAATTCCAAAACCTTCAGTAAAAATAAAACAGTTCTTCTCTTTTAAAACAGGAAGAAATGAATACGATAACGGAGAAGTCAACTATCAACAAATTCTAACCACCATTAACTCTAAAATATTGACTTCCGACCGTTCAATCCTTGAAACTGTTGCAGGATATGGAAGCACGAAAAGAGATTACAGCTACGGCACCTATACAGGAGAAACCGGTTATCTATCAGTCTTTAAAAAAATCTTCTTTAAAAACATCACAATGTCTCCAGGGGTTGATTTTAAAGAATCAAAAGCTAATTCACCATCAACCGGAGAAAAAACTATAAACACAAAAGCCATATTCCTAAACACCTCTTTTAAAACAGAAAATTTATCCCTTTCTCCATCAATAAGAGCTGAAAAATACTCATCGTTTGGAACTTACACTACTGCCAAATTGTCTGGAAGTTTTAAAGTTGAAAAAGAAACTTTTATAAAGTTTCAGCTTGGAAACGGACTAAAAGCACCAACAATAGAACAACTTTACTCCTATTATCCACCGATGTTTGGCTGGCCGGCAACATACGGAAATCCAGACCTTGAACCAGAAAAAAGTAAAGGAATAAGTGCAGGATTATTAAAGGTGTTCAATAAAGACAATTCTGTTGAAGTAAGTTATTTTTACAATAAGATAGATAACCAGATAGTGTGGACTTATGATGCTTCACTTGGTTATAACACATACAAAAATCTTAACAACTCAAAAGTGGAAGGAATTGAAACCTCCATTAAACTATCACTAACGGAAAAAACCCAGATTAACACATCATACACCTACACAAACGGCAGATGGAGCAACGGAACAAACACTTATAAAATCCCTAAGGTTCCTGAAAACATGATAAAAACCAATTTAAATTTCAAACCATCTAAAAATTTATCTCTAAATGTTGAAAACATATACTACTCAAAAAGATTTGACGACCAATATAACAATCGTATCCTTCCAGCATTTTCAATATTTAACACATCTGTTTCATATAAGGCTTCTGAAAAAATAACAATATCTGGTAAGATATTGAATATCACAAACAAAAAGTATCAACTCTCTTACGGATACAATCAACCGGGAAGAAGTTATTTTATAAGTATAGAAGCAGCTTTCTAA
- a CDS encoding ABC transporter ATP-binding protein gives MLEVINLSFKNIVKNVSFKISEGTITGIIGKNGSGKTTLLKCLSGFLKYSGEIYIDGKNLRNLSVKDRTSVINYLPQEFPATELTPFDILKIESELKNIPEKRVKLILEKYSLVKFKYQPFYTLSGGEKVRVFLARIELINPSIILLDEPSAFLDIETTYTLKKFISIMKKTKKTVLVVSNDLNFILNISDELIGIKEGKIFIYNHNIESFIKLIYNVPAKIEKVNEKLIVF, from the coding sequence TTGCTTGAAGTTATAAATCTGTCATTTAAGAATATAGTGAAAAACGTTTCCTTTAAGATTTCAGAAGGTACAATAACAGGAATCATCGGAAAGAACGGTAGCGGCAAAACCACTTTATTAAAATGTCTATCAGGTTTTTTAAAATACAGTGGAGAAATTTATATAGACGGAAAAAACCTTAGAAACCTATCGGTCAAAGATAGAACATCTGTAATCAATTACCTTCCCCAAGAGTTTCCAGCAACGGAACTAACACCTTTTGATATTCTAAAGATAGAATCTGAACTTAAAAACATCCCCGAAAAAAGAGTAAAGCTCATTTTAGAAAAATACTCTTTAGTGAAATTCAAATATCAGCCGTTCTATACACTAAGCGGTGGTGAAAAAGTAAGAGTTTTTCTTGCAAGAATTGAACTTATTAACCCTTCCATTATCCTTCTTGATGAACCAAGTGCCTTTCTTGATATAGAAACCACTTATACATTAAAAAAGTTTATTTCCATCATGAAAAAAACAAAAAAGACCGTCCTTGTAGTATCAAACGACCTTAATTTCATTCTCAACATATCAGATGAGCTTATTGGAATAAAAGAAGGAAAGATATTTATTTATAACCACAATATTGAAAGCTTCATTAAGCTTATTTACAATGTTCCTGCAAAAATTGAAAAAGTAAATGAGAAGCTTATAGTTTTCTAA
- a CDS encoding DUF7132 family protein, whose amino-acid sequence MKVIESKEVRIQKVITKTGVELLKISVSPSHFFLEQNPEKKSKYGVAYKEIKKVYPDFYMFWEIKNDQYTGRLLTGSFLEKEDIDKFIDSIISDREYKTYKDERDEF is encoded by the coding sequence GTGAAAGTAATAGAATCAAAAGAAGTCAGAATTCAAAAAGTAATCACAAAAACAGGAGTTGAACTTTTAAAAATAAGCGTCTCTCCATCCCACTTTTTTCTTGAACAAAATCCAGAAAAGAAGAGTAAGTACGGAGTTGCCTATAAAGAGATTAAAAAAGTTTATCCCGATTTCTACATGTTCTGGGAAATAAAAAACGACCAATATACAGGCAGACTGCTTACAGGAAGCTTCCTGGAAAAGGAAGACATAGATAAATTTATAGACTCAATAATCTCCGACAGAGAGTATAAAACTTATAAAGATGAACGGGATGAATTTTAA
- a CDS encoding ABC transporter permease — protein sequence MIESEVIKYLVLSYIFVLIVIIFDKKMEIGLWKELAINSVLSLLQLVGIGAILIFLLKFNSTLMTLSIILVMIFNASWIALSRFKLKSYDKKKILGLIFITILFVTIAVVGPLLAVGFVNFKPTKIIPMCGIIVAGGMRSLSLAFNFYKTRLRDLEDFIVSLAAIGASDMKIFSIIFKDILKNATIPMRDMMKAAGIVHIPGIMVGLLMAGTFPLKAAVIQFTVLSSMLFEYALVTTIFMLLWIKLFGLKLELD from the coding sequence ATGATAGAAAGTGAAGTTATAAAGTATCTTGTCCTATCCTATATATTTGTTTTAATTGTTATCATTTTTGATAAGAAAATGGAAATAGGCCTGTGGAAGGAACTTGCAATAAACTCTGTTCTTTCCCTCCTTCAGCTTGTTGGAATCGGAGCAATTCTTATTTTCCTTCTCAAGTTTAACTCCACACTGATGACCCTTTCCATCATTTTAGTCATGATTTTTAACGCTTCATGGATAGCCCTCAGCAGATTTAAACTGAAATCCTACGACAAAAAAAAGATTCTCGGACTAATCTTTATAACCATTCTTTTTGTTACTATTGCTGTTGTAGGACCGCTGCTTGCTGTTGGATTTGTAAACTTCAAACCCACAAAGATAATTCCTATGTGCGGAATAATCGTTGCAGGCGGAATGCGTTCCTTATCCCTTGCCTTTAACTTTTACAAAACCAGATTAAGAGACCTTGAGGACTTTATCGTATCCCTTGCAGCAATCGGTGCATCAGACATGAAAATTTTCAGCATAATATTTAAAGATATTTTAAAAAACGCCACCATACCTATGAGAGATATGATGAAAGCCGCCGGTATTGTCCACATTCCGGGAATAATGGTAGGTCTTTTAATGGCAGGAACTTTCCCTTTAAAAGCGGCAGTAATTCAGTTCACCGTGTTATCTTCAATGCTCTTTGAATATGCTCTTGTCACCACCATATTTATGCTACTATGGATAAAACTCTTCGGATTAAAACTTGAACTTGATTGA
- a CDS encoding KamA family radical SAM protein codes for MKIPGYSSIKEIEKAFNISIPENEKIKLEKVIKKHPMFVPDYYAKLINWNDPKDPIKQIIFPSIDELDLTGSYDTSGEKDNTVLTGLQHKYGETALLLATNRCAGYCRHCFRKRLVGISTDETVKLFEKAVEYIKEHKEITNVLISGGDPLVLPTEIIEHFLSELSKIEHLKFIRIGSRTPVFYPMRIINDEKLLNILSKHSTTKKRIYLVTHFNHPREITEEAKKAVDCLIRHGVIVSNQAVLLKGVNDNPETITTLMKELTAAGVVPYYLFQCRPVKRVKKHFQVPLKKGYQIVEKAKQKLDGHAKRFKYIMSHKTGKIEIVGIIGDEIYLKYHQAKQPSKVGKLFKRKLTPDAGWLDDLEPAKSKSEIVEAALK; via the coding sequence ATGAAAATACCGGGATACTCCTCAATAAAAGAAATAGAAAAAGCTTTCAATATTTCCATACCGGAAAATGAAAAAATAAAACTTGAAAAAGTGATAAAAAAACACCCGATGTTCGTACCAGATTACTACGCAAAGCTTATAAACTGGAACGACCCTAAAGACCCTATAAAACAGATTATTTTTCCTTCAATAGATGAACTTGACCTTACCGGTTCTTATGATACAAGTGGAGAAAAGGATAATACTGTTCTAACAGGACTACAGCATAAGTATGGAGAAACCGCTCTACTACTTGCAACAAATAGATGCGCAGGTTACTGCAGACACTGCTTCAGAAAAAGACTTGTAGGAATTTCAACAGATGAAACTGTAAAACTTTTTGAAAAAGCGGTTGAATACATAAAAGAGCACAAGGAAATTACAAATGTACTAATATCAGGTGGAGACCCTCTCGTTCTTCCAACAGAAATTATAGAACACTTCTTATCAGAACTTTCAAAAATTGAACATCTTAAATTCATCCGTATCGGAAGCAGGACTCCTGTATTCTACCCTATGAGAATAATAAATGACGAAAAACTACTCAATATTTTATCAAAACACTCAACTACTAAAAAACGAATATATCTCGTAACCCACTTTAATCACCCAAGAGAAATCACAGAAGAAGCAAAAAAAGCAGTTGACTGTCTGATAAGACACGGTGTAATAGTAAGCAATCAGGCTGTGTTGCTAAAAGGCGTTAATGATAACCCGGAAACAATAACAACACTTATGAAGGAACTTACAGCAGCAGGCGTTGTTCCATACTATCTTTTCCAGTGCAGGCCTGTAAAGAGAGTAAAAAAACATTTTCAAGTACCTTTAAAGAAAGGATACCAGATAGTTGAAAAAGCAAAACAGAAACTTGACGGTCACGCAAAACGTTTCAAATACATAATGTCTCACAAAACAGGTAAAATAGAAATCGTTGGCATTATAGGAGATGAAATTTATCTTAAATATCATCAAGCAAAACAGCCATCAAAAGTCGGGAAACTGTTTAAAAGGAAACTTACTCCTGATGCCGGATGGCTTGATGACCTTGAACCTGCAAAAAGTAAGTCCGAAATTGTAGAAGCTGCGCTCAAATGA
- a CDS encoding helical backbone metal receptor, which yields MKLKLFWLIFFLFFLIKNSSAEIKKVISLSPATTEIIFFTESGDKLIADTIYCTIPEKAKEKEKIGGIINPNVEKIVSLKPDIVVGTSLTPKQVISLIKKFKIPVKIFTIETVKDIENATISIGNLLGKDGKKYGKKFYKSYTEEIRKLKTCFKGKKTLIIFSTNPIYTAGNSTYLGEIIKDAGGINLAGNGKYKIVSPEYIISKKPDFIIFTSMINGREKLFKNFQIKTIKIKSDYLLKPGPYIIEGIKELRKAVCEK from the coding sequence ATGAAATTAAAACTTTTTTGGTTGATTTTCTTTCTTTTCTTTTTAATCAAAAACTCCTCTGCAGAGATAAAAAAAGTTATCTCTCTTTCCCCGGCAACTACAGAAATAATTTTTTTCACAGAAAGCGGAGATAAACTCATAGCTGACACAATCTACTGCACAATACCTGAAAAGGCAAAAGAGAAAGAAAAAATAGGAGGGATAATAAACCCAAACGTTGAAAAGATAGTATCTCTAAAGCCTGACATTGTGGTAGGAACATCCCTCACACCAAAACAGGTAATCTCTCTTATTAAAAAATTCAAAATCCCTGTAAAAATTTTCACAATAGAAACGGTAAAAGATATAGAGAACGCTACCATTTCCATAGGAAACCTCTTAGGAAAAGATGGAAAAAAATACGGTAAAAAATTCTATAAAAGCTACACAGAAGAGATCAGAAAACTTAAAACCTGTTTTAAAGGAAAAAAAACACTTATCATATTTTCCACAAATCCAATATATACAGCTGGGAACTCAACATACCTCGGAGAAATAATAAAAGACGCCGGAGGAATAAATCTTGCAGGAAACGGTAAATATAAAATAGTTTCTCCCGAATACATAATCTCTAAAAAACCGGACTTTATAATATTCACATCCATGATAAATGGCAGAGAGAAACTTTTCAAAAATTTCCAAATAAAAACTATCAAAATCAAATCGGACTATCTCTTAAAACCGGGACCTTATATAATAGAGGGAATAAAAGAATTGAGGAAGGCTGTTTGCGAAAAATAG
- a CDS encoding MIP/aquaporin family protein produces MKKEIVSEFISTFILVFTGCSAIVTDKLYNNLGALGISLVFGMSVTLLIIAFGKISGAHMNPAVTISLAVSKNIEKKKVIPYIISQILGAITGALLISFLFSETGKNAKELAYLGATLPSGSSSQSFILEILLTFILMIVIYMSAVNPKGNKHLAPFAIGFTVAIDALFGGAISGASMNPARSIGPAIISGNINYLWIYITAPIIGSLIAAGIYKIFKESEVDLSCCKN; encoded by the coding sequence GTGAAGAAAGAGATCGTTTCAGAATTTATAAGTACATTTATTCTCGTTTTTACCGGCTGCTCAGCAATTGTAACTGACAAACTTTACAACAATCTCGGAGCTTTAGGCATCTCTCTCGTTTTTGGAATGAGCGTAACTTTACTAATAATTGCATTTGGAAAGATAAGTGGAGCTCACATGAATCCGGCAGTAACAATATCTCTTGCTGTCTCAAAAAACATAGAAAAGAAAAAAGTAATACCTTACATAATATCTCAAATATTAGGTGCCATAACAGGCGCGTTATTAATATCCTTCCTATTTTCAGAAACTGGCAAAAATGCAAAAGAGCTTGCTTATCTTGGAGCCACTCTCCCTTCAGGTTCAAGTTCGCAATCATTTATTCTGGAAATACTACTCACATTTATTCTTATGATAGTTATCTATATGAGTGCTGTTAATCCAAAAGGAAATAAACATCTGGCACCATTTGCAATAGGATTTACCGTTGCTATAGATGCTCTTTTTGGAGGAGCTATCAGCGGTGCCAGTATGAATCCAGCAAGAAGCATTGGTCCGGCAATTATTTCAGGAAACATCAACTATTTATGGATTTACATAACCGCTCCTATAATTGGATCATTAATAGCTGCCGGAATCTATAAAATCTTTAAAGAATCTGAAGTTGACTTATCCTGCTGTAAAAACTAA
- a CDS encoding FecCD family ABC transporter permease: MRKIVSGIFITSLLAAFYILYGSPSEEIIKNIRIPEALLTLSAGSILAVSGVIYQNVLSNPLADPYILGISAGSGLGAVIAFLTDKNPSSFAMIGGILIISIITFAAKILNSKVKLILFGVGINALLSALIVFLSAVGSNEKLPSVLFFLMGFIPITSLKTAFLLFLSSTLLLFILIPFSKKADALSLGDSFAYFAGLTPEKERVILITITSFFVALTISFTGIIGFIGIVIPHIGRFLKILRTKPLLIFSFFTGGNALLIAKAILKFLFPTLEVPVGVIVSLAGAPLFITILVRSNRLA; the protein is encoded by the coding sequence TTGCGAAAAATAGTATCAGGAATATTTATAACTTCTCTTTTGGCTGCTTTCTACATATTATATGGATCTCCTTCAGAGGAGATAATAAAAAACATAAGAATCCCCGAAGCTCTTCTGACACTTTCAGCCGGAAGTATCCTTGCGGTGTCAGGAGTGATTTATCAAAACGTTCTCTCAAATCCCCTTGCAGACCCTTATATCCTTGGTATCTCAGCAGGAAGTGGACTGGGAGCCGTCATAGCCTTTTTAACCGATAAAAATCCTTCCTCTTTTGCGATGATAGGAGGAATCCTGATTATTAGCATAATAACATTTGCTGCAAAGATTTTAAACAGCAAAGTAAAACTTATACTTTTTGGCGTAGGAATAAACGCTCTTTTATCAGCTCTTATAGTTTTCCTTTCTGCAGTTGGAAGTAATGAAAAACTACCATCTGTACTTTTCTTCCTTATGGGATTTATTCCTATCACATCACTTAAAACTGCTTTCCTACTATTTTTAAGCTCCACTCTACTCCTTTTTATTTTGATACCATTTTCAAAAAAAGCCGACGCTCTATCTCTCGGAGACAGCTTCGCCTATTTTGCAGGATTAACACCTGAAAAGGAAAGGGTAATCCTTATAACAATTACCTCTTTTTTTGTTGCTCTTACCATTTCATTTACGGGTATCATAGGTTTTATAGGCATTGTTATTCCTCACATAGGGAGATTTCTTAAAATTTTGAGAACAAAACCCCTTCTAATCTTTTCATTTTTCACAGGAGGAAATGCTCTTTTAATAGCAAAAGCTATTTTAAAGTTTCTCTTCCCAACATTAGAAGTGCCGGTTGGGGTAATAGTATCTCTGGCAGGAGCACCTCTTTTCATAACCATTCTTGTAAGGAGCAACAGACTTGCTTGA
- a CDS encoding HpcH/HpaI aldolase/citrate lyase family protein gives MDFQNFFKIAEESLKTGNPEILNTFEPKKEILREPVKKLFIRSAILVSGDKIKHLKKIVERDVDIIIFNLEDGVSDKNKPIARKILKIFLSNINPENKQIVVRLNPIDSSFFFDDICEILPAIPHGIRLSKVETPEDVIALDKIITAFEKKIGIRENTIKIHLSIETGKSIQNLKEILQSSKRIETAYLGILDLFSDLKLPQSAIKTSPTAKFLKANFVTTCRSYNVYPVAPAYQNYKDLEGFEKECMEDKIIGFSGKSCISIKQTEIANLIFSPSEEEIEKARKIVELYKKAEEKGEGGITFNGLFIDQPIYKDALNILKLSGTLNEI, from the coding sequence ATGGACTTTCAAAATTTTTTCAAAATAGCAGAAGAATCTTTAAAAACAGGCAATCCTGAAATTTTAAACACTTTTGAACCTAAAAAGGAGATATTACGAGAACCTGTAAAGAAACTATTTATCCGTTCAGCCATTCTTGTTTCAGGAGACAAGATAAAACATCTAAAAAAAATTGTTGAAAGAGATGTGGATATAATTATTTTTAATCTTGAAGACGGGGTCTCCGATAAAAACAAACCTATTGCAAGAAAAATTCTCAAAATATTCTTATCAAACATAAATCCAGAAAATAAACAGATAGTTGTAAGACTTAATCCGATAGACTCTTCTTTCTTCTTTGATGATATATGCGAAATTTTACCAGCTATTCCACACGGAATAAGACTTAGTAAAGTTGAAACACCTGAAGATGTTATCGCTCTTGATAAAATCATCACAGCTTTTGAGAAAAAGATAGGTATTAGAGAAAACACAATCAAAATTCATCTTTCTATTGAAACAGGTAAAAGTATTCAAAACTTAAAAGAAATTTTACAATCCTCAAAAAGAATTGAAACAGCGTATCTTGGAATACTTGATCTTTTCAGCGATCTGAAGCTTCCTCAATCAGCAATCAAAACTTCCCCCACAGCCAAATTTTTAAAAGCCAACTTTGTAACAACTTGCCGTAGCTATAACGTCTATCCGGTAGCGCCAGCATACCAGAACTACAAAGACCTTGAAGGATTTGAAAAAGAATGTATGGAAGATAAAATTATCGGATTTAGTGGAAAATCCTGTATCTCCATAAAACAGACAGAAATTGCCAACCTCATTTTTTCTCCCTCAGAAGAAGAGATAGAAAAAGCCAGAAAAATTGTTGAACTTTACAAAAAAGCAGAAGAGAAAGGAGAAGGCGGCATAACCTTTAATGGACTTTTCATAGACCAGCCAATATACAAAGACGCTCTTAACATCCTGAAACTATCAGGAACTCTAAATGAAATATGA